The Glycine max cultivar Williams 82 chromosome 3, Glycine_max_v4.0, whole genome shotgun sequence sequence atcaCATATCGATGttggtataattattaattatttattataaaaatcaataaatttattatgatttgttactaaacttataaaattatataaatttattttaaataacgagtgtataacttttttatcCAGAAAAGTATGTATAAATAAAGAGTCTCCATCAACTaatcaaacaagaaaaatacaaatattctGCCACAACAAGAAGCCACGCACAACTATCGATCTTTTTAActatttctttgttttataAGAACAATATATACTTTGATTAGATTTCAAGTTAAAATGTTCTAGGCTTCTAGTTCTAGGGTATTTGGTGTAATATGACTTTCATAGTGAATGGTGAAAGCATGAGACAAAAAGCAGAACATGAAAGAATTGCCCTATGATTAAGAAAAGGTAACCAgcatatttttcttctcttctttttttatagttttgagATGGCGTTATTGTATTAGTTAAGAAATCATAAGCAACAACGAATGCATTAACACGCAGAAAAGTTATTCAGAAGAGGCATCACTATtcttattaattagttaaactTCCACTTGTGAAAATTTATTCAGAAGCGacatcactatttttttttctttctctatatGTTGAAACGGTACCTAATGACCAcgactattaattttattaatgagtCAATTCTGCAACCAAAGTTCAAAAACAAACGACTACCAAACATGTTAATTCTGATCATGCATACAAGCTTTggaaattagaaatattaaaaaatgatttccatggtttaattatgattattttacatCACTTATTTCTACACCTTCCTTTATACTAGTTGAAAAACAAGTCTACTGGTGACAAAATTtagtgaatttatttttaacaattacATATAAATGGTTTGGCCATAAATATGaatgatttttgtattttactcTTTCTATATATGTAAGTAAGGTGATTTGACATTTTATAAGGAGTTATAGAGAAAAGCTACTTGAAGTAAACATTTAATTTGGCGTTTGGTGTTGAAAAGTAGTAATTTTGAGAGTATGTTGAATTGGACAAAAGAATGTGCTGACTGATGATGATAGTAGCATTATCAATAAACAATTCTTACCCTCTCCAGCAGCCAAGTTGAAGAAAAGGTCAATAATGTTGGGGCACTTCTGGTAACATGCTGGAGAGCAAAGCTTGCCAGTGAATTGAGGCTCAAAGAAGGCATCAGATGAAATTCCAACAGAGTTCCTATCAACCCCACATGCCTCCACACATTGGTCTGTCTCTATGTACTCTGCCATTCTCTCCACCACCACTTCCGACGTCCGGCATTGGTACTCGACGCAACCGTCGGCCACCTTCTCGGTCTCCAACAAACACCTCTTCCCTGATGAAGCTAATGAGAAAGCACACACTTCCTTTGGCAGGTCCTCACACACCATCTCAGCTGCCATTTCATAAATTTCACACAGCTCATGAGAAAACTTGgaacaataacaacaaaagtCTTATCTCATGAGAAAATTTATCACTACATTTCAGTTGCTAATTCATAAATTTCATTCATGCCATGAGAAAACTTAAAACAATAACAGCAAAAGTCTTATCTCTATCTATCAGGTGGCGTCGGTTACATAGATCGCACTTAATGAGAAAacttatcattaaattttagcTGTCAATTCATatagtagtattattttattcatgtcATGAGAAATCttacaaaataataagaataaaagtcATATCTTATCAGGTGATGTCAGGTACATGGATCATATGTAATGAGAAAACTCatcgttaaaataaaaatgaacaaaacatgGAAAGTAGAATGATTTATTGATGTACTCACCTAAAGATGCATggataaaaagggatgaaaataaaaggaccAAAGGCAATTTGGTAGAGAAAGACATGGTTCTAAATGATGTTCGTAGTTTGGCAAATAGCAAGAGATATTGTTCTTTTGTGAAAGAAGGAGTAAAATGGGTTTTGTGTATGTAATGAGAAGAAATGAAGAAATGGGCACAATGATTTTGGAAAGGAACGAAAGGGGTATATATATTAGTGGGAAGTGGTAAATCTGCGCGTCCCAAAATGGACTTATCCACGCGTTTGGAAGGTTTGCACGTTGGCTAAGTCATTCCCAGttctttttcattaaataaacaaagaaaatctaaaaaaataaaaaatggttccATTTTCTTATGTTTGAATGTTGAGTTGTTTCACCTTTTCGTGGTTGATACGAGTGCGTGATTATTGACGGCTACCTAAGACGTGTTTGGATGGTCTTAACTTAGAAAAACTTTGAAGTTTCCAACAAACTAAGACATAGAAGTCAAGCcccatttgtttattttctcattCATTCATTTACCGAAAACTTGTCCACTTAAGTGTTTCCGTGGCATCTTTGCTTCCAAAAAATTTCctataagaaaagagaaacacATTTGTCATTAGTGGGGTAGCGTGTGCCTATCAATATTCAGCTTTGAATTTGTCGAGGCAAGCTTGGAAAGTTAATATGTATGCAACTGAAACATATTGTAATATAAAATCAACGAGATGGATTTTAACCCGAAAGTAAAAACGATTAGGAGGATCTTAATGTTTGGAGTTTAAGATAGTGATGTGTAACAAATTAAGTCCATGCCGTGCTTTTTTGTTTCAAggacagaagaaaaaaaaattaagctaatTTATTAAAGAATATGCAATTAGTCATAACTCAAAAGCTAATATATCggtgaaaagaaaatataattaaagttccatattaattgatataattgaaaatatgtGCACACACATATATAGCGTGTGTACATGTGTCATGCAATTTTAGTAGGGGGAATCAATTAGTAGAAGATTAGTCAAGTTTCCTCAACCAATCATAGGTGAAAACTGTACAAAACTGAAATTGATTGTCAAGAGTTTAACTGCCCCTTATATTACAGGTACTAATATATCAAgaagattaaataataaaaccatgaattgttgtCACTTTAAAAACGATGTATGAAAAGAggaatatatatgtgtgtgtgagagagagattaTGTAAGTAacgttttcttaatttttctctctctccaacACTCCAACCATGATTATTTATGAAGCATTCATcacaattttcataaaaaaaaatcatattaaagatttgttaagtaaaaataactgataagattattaaaaattacaaatttcacTAAAAGTTGTTGTtagttaaaattagttattaaatttcagaaataaaatagttatcaaattagttaataaataaaaaataatataaaaagtgttGGCTTGAATAGATATAAAAACACTttccattttctaaatttgcgtcaaaagtgaaagaaaaaaagacgcAGAAGCTATGTAACTAGCTTTCACATTCATTGCACTGGATGTGCATCGATCCAAACATGTTCTAAGAAGATAAgggataaattttattaaaatcaaaagaaaaataaaaataaaaaggataaaaataagtttGAGATTCCtgataaataattgatttttattttagtcatcACCGTTAATCCAGTGTTGATATCACACTTTGTGAGCATatatttctaatataattaGCGTGTGAATTACTTAAttgatgataaaaatttaaaataaaaatgttaatatcAAGAATttgatacataaaaaaatttattaaaaacaaataaaattaatgatttatcATAAACTTAAGTCATATTGAAGCCAAATAAAATCTATAATGTAATATGCAAAGAAGTAGCATATGAAAGAAAGGGCAAGCTAAAGTTAATCCAAAGCTTTCTCGGTGAAAATAGAATCAAAGATTACAAGTCATTTCAAAGAACTTGGGGATACGTAAAGTGATTAGTTACAATCAAAGGTTACTTTAACCGTGAAACGTAGAAAGTAAAGTTATCAAATTTGAGAGTTTAGATGAACTCGTGAGAATTTTATATACTCGACTCATAAATACTCGTAGATTTGTAAGAGtccacttcatataaaaataataacaaaatatttataagtagCATATCAATTAAACTTTTCAACAATATAGTAaaacaaaatagtaaatcataaatttcacaatacttaaataatcaaGTATAGTAATGCATCACTATTAGATAATAACTTGTAGAtgttatagtagtggtagatAATTCTCATtgagggtttgatgttattagagaacaagggtttgattttattaaatgtgagaattttttatttgggaacTACACACTAAATGAAGATATATTGAACACTAAACAAACGGAAAACAacctaaaatgacttacattttttgtcaatttttttaacttgctgaCTCGTTGACTCGGTGGTAAAGTTTATAGAATCTACCTAAAATCTACTAAAAGAGAGTTTGCACACGAGTCAACTTGTAGAGGGTAAGTGAACTCATAAACTCGTAAGAATTAGTaagttaactcgagagtttgatgATCAATCGCACAGGACCTTGACTTCTCTATTGTCCCTTTTCAAGTTGTCACTTCAAAATGACGTTATTTTGAGAgttgtgttaatatttttataataaaaatattaacacaacTCTCAAAACAACGTCATTCTGAAGTGACAACACAAGGATAACTTGAAAAGGGACAGTAAAAAAGTCAATTTCTAATTGTACAACTTTGCTTATgagaattattaattaaaaatcaacagAATAAATCgtatcttaattaaataataaatttagttttatatatatatatatatatatatatatatatatatatatatatatgtatactaAGATTATCTTCTAAtggatagtaaaaaaaaacctCTGTCAAACGATAAAAATCAGTGAAAtgaattttatcttcttttaaaAATCGTTTCCATACTCATACATATGtgatgtataaatatttttttcaaaggcGAGGGATATGtaaatgttgaataaaataaCTCAAAGACAAACTTTATAGCTGGTTGGTacatagtttataaaaaaatattatgagtaAGTAATACAGTTTGTTTGGAATAATATAAGGAAAGAAAGGTATATTAAATCCCCTTCACAgttcaaatttgttttcttttacaaTTTGGTACGtaaaataaactttaaatttatgttagttactatctatttaacttcagtagttgttgttgttattattattattaataataagatagagacattcttttatcaaatataattaatggaTTCACAACATTAAGCAGtgataagtttttatttaataaaaaatatttaatctcctacgtttttataaatttatatatgtttgtattttttttaacagtttTGGTGCGGAGTCTTCATACAAATTTATTAGGAATGAtcttatataatataaacaatCATGGTTAGAGGGAGAGACAAAAGTGACagtcttttttattgtttaaaatgaaacaaatgcttacttttttttcagttattgttttttcaaaaatacatttatgcaattatattctcttattttaatttagaatgtttattttatggatcaagttatcaactaaatcaataaatatactatgagtaaaaaaaatcaattactgtataaaaataaaattaaaaattgtaaattaattttacaaaatccaAATGAGTTAAACTCTTCCAACTAATGCCTAAAAAAAAACTCGTCCAAGTGTATCATCCTTTTCAAAGCTTTTGACACAGGTATGTGTGTGTTTAtactagtttatttttttagtttatttaataattaaaaactgtttattttgtaaaaaaaaatatttctttcaaaaataattattattgaacACGTATATATAATTAGTTGACATCGGGAAAAGATttagcatatttattttttaatttttagttaaaatcaattttttatcaattatctaCGTACTAAATTGTGTTATTACTGTATCTAATGTGAACTTCCCTATAAAACTGCAACAGACAAAAGATTCAAAAGGAATAGAGTCTAAAAACCccctaaaattcaaataaaatgataaataattaaaactttgGCCAATGTTTTCTCTCACGCGTACTGATCATTCTGTTGAAACTTGCGGTTGCATATTGCAATATGAAACTATTAATAAAAGTAACGATTTTTTGAAATAgacaaaaagagagaaagaaagatcgAGAAACACTATAATAAGAACACCTATCATCAAGATAATAAAACtgataagaaaatcaacaaGATAATAAATGGCAGGAGAGTTTacaccaaaaaattataaagtagaaaaagaaacaattaataAGGAACTGGCATACAACGTCATCTATTACGTAATTCTATAGTTTTAAGTACAAATTTTATTGttcctaatatatatatagtatagaagagatttatttattttaagagtaATTCTTTAAAGTTATTTCACGatcttttgttttataattgctTCTACGGTGgaaaactttgttttattttccaagtTGAGAAACTTTTAAATAACGTTGGATGGAAATGCTTTTAATCTCACGGTTAGAAATAGAGTTTGTTTGTAGGCTGTTTAAGCATTAATTAGGATAGTTATGGACAAAATCAGGTGTATCCCAACTAAAATAGGTGTACACCATCCGGTCGTTGGCATTGACTCTATCGTCACCTAGCGGATTTTTAGTCCTCTAGAAACCATTGATCTTGAGTTGAGAAACCTGCTCCAGCAGTCTTTCGAATCCCAATCTGAGCAAAAACTTTGACATCATTGACAGCAGTGGGCGGAGCCCCTCACTATCGAAGTAGTCATAGTATAGCTCAAAGTTGCTCTCTCAGGCCTTCCCCGGAGTATAATAACCAAGTTCAACGGGGAGTGGCTCAAAAACACACATTGCAAAATAAAAGGATTTATGTTGAATCATAAAATTTTTTCTATAATGTGAAGACTCTATGTGTATTTACACCGAGACTGACCCCTCTATtcgtcaacaacaacaactttgataagtgaaaaaaataaggatAGAGAAGTGATATTAGGATTTATTCGACGTGCAGCCTAAGACTTTATTTATAGCACGTTAAGAATATCAAATTtatgatcaaatcaaaatcattactGATAGTATCCTTTTTTTAAgctatattatttcttgttatcttttatTACTAACCATTTAgcaaataaaattgaaacaataatTGATCAAGTCAAACTTGTATCTAGCCGTCTTTTCAACCCaaattccaaatacaaaatcatacatgtttgtttctcttctttcaccaaatctttcatattatttatattttcagtgctagcaaaaatataataatattccacctttttgaaatcaattaatcatttgatcatattaaattctctaatttaattaataatcaaatattaaaataatttctttaacagagattataacactcgtttgtgtgtgatctcgtaggttcaatactaagccggtaatatattaatcaaattaatatactaatcaagGTAGACGTCTAGTAACACTCCTTAACGTCTCGATAGCATGAAGTAgcattttactttcaagaaccattggaagagtagtgtaataatttcttccatCTTTACAGCTCTGAGTTAACTCTAGAGTATAATATTACTGTCAAACCATTTTGAGTTAACtcataatgacttaagaaactaatttcttcttttatttaattttcctaactaggatataattttattcatagagctcaaactcattaccaagagttgatgggtttcttcttgattaatcattaattctacgggtatttaatcatatccaatatcCATACAACAAGTGCTCTAAAACATTAGGTGTCCgaaatcaaaatacaacaaataacctGTTAATTATTATGACAATCTCAGATCAAAGAAAGCtattatacctcttcttgagaattttctattcacagtttatgataaattttaaccattataaaaattcaattgaGTCAGTTCAATAATCACATCGACATGTGACTtatctatatatgcaaattaataaatgagatctattaatatttatctaataaatactatcacatatatattaatctatccggattattgatatcctatttacaataatcctatgatcaagaatgatttagattaaaattagaacaaacttgtttctcattattataatctctattataataacaaatctttaattttaatcaaggacaTTATCAAATGAACCATTTGGTTGAATAGTGAAATATgacagtgaaaataaaataatactttattattaaaattagaattgattacatgatgacTTTGATCCTGGGCATACAAATTTATTCCCAACAGTGTCGACAGGGTAACATCTGCCTTGCCGATACGACATCGATGATCGCTCGAAGGTGACCtttaatatacattatttttatccttaattatcCTAATTAACTCTTAAACAGTTTGTTaaacaaattctatttttaaccGATAGGTTAAAAACATCTTCACCCAACAGTAATCAAAAGTTTCCTAACTTGGGAAAGGAAACAAAGTTTCCCATGGTAAAAGTAGTCTTGTTTTACTTAAAACCAATAGTTGATATTACTTCAATTAAGTTGTCACATGAGGGTGTATGTTACTCTTACTGCATCATTTAAGACATTCATTTAATCGACACATCTTCTTCCTTGTCGCCCTAAAACACCATTGCTTGTTTGTTCATCTATTGTGAAACGCCAACAATGGTCCCCAAATTGCATGGTCGCTTTATGTGGAGCAAAGAAAGAATGCAACTTGAGTGTGGTgcaaatttgatttaataaataactaatctTAAACATTAGATTTCAAGAAAATGAATGGTAAAGATGAGGAGTAAATTGTTGTTTTGACCAATCTAGATCCTTGATAGTGGGGCAAGACGAAGAGAGAGTGACGGAAAGAGACAGAAGAAGAAGACTATGGGATTAGCCTTGGTAGGTGTCAACAGCTTTGCTAATTTGGTTTGTGgcaaacatatttttcatattatcaATAGATAAAAACCAACAACAAACAGTTAACATAAGTGTTActagtttgtattttaatcaAGTGGTCTTGGGTTTGAATATTTATTGACTCTTGAGTATAAAATAAATCGGAGTGGGGAGTAAATACACACCTTGTGTGTGTTCAAAGTCTTCAACGAAGATTTATCATTGCTTTTGGTggataatttcatattaatatcaTGATTacccaaaaacaaaatcatcaaCAGATGACAAAATTTGTCGCAAAACTAAAACTAAGAATTAAGAATAATTCATGTTAAAAATATGAGAATTAAGGAAAACATGGTTAATATGTGATATTAGTAATTCTGTGTGGCGCCTTTGGAGTGCACTAAACCAAATAGCTACATCACCATTATCAATATCTATTAAGATTAAAATTCCTTGTCCCGTCAAGTTGTCGGTGGAGTCTAATAGTGAGTTTACTTCCTTATTATAGGTGAGGAAGTAGAATTGACCATAGGATATAGCTAATAAAATGAAGGATAGGATCGGTTACCCTGAGGGAACTAATTGACCTCTTATATCAGCTGTGCAACCgggtattaaaaatattataatatataaatcaattaaaaaatgtaaaatatcaataataattttaaatgtaaaaataagaaaaaaaataataaattgtttaaGTTATTCTTTCCACAAAAGACCTCGTCTTTTACATACGTTGAATGCAAACTTGTGAGTGACTGTGAGGCTGAAGTCAGAATTGAAATTCGGTGTGCGCCCGTCGGATCTAGTGTATAGATCAGAAAGTTGGTTTACAGATCTGGAATTGTTCGATTTGGAAGCAGGTGCATCTTTCatt is a genomic window containing:
- the LOC100500181 gene encoding putative PAR1 protein precursor, whose product is MSFSTKLPLVLLFSSLFIHASLAEMVCEDLPKEVCAFSLASSGKRCLLETEKVADGCVEYQCRTSEVVVERMAEYIETDQCVEACGVDRNSVGISSDAFFEPQFTGKLCSPACYQKCPNIIDLFFNLAAGEGVFLPELCEKHKTNPRRAMVELVSSGAAPGPVSGVSEDITIASAPSPSPL